The Linepithema humile isolate Giens D197 chromosome 2, Lhum_UNIL_v1.0, whole genome shotgun sequence genome has a segment encoding these proteins:
- the LOC136997837 gene encoding uncharacterized protein has protein sequence MGLKRMTKESASEMEQLYTNITQIYRTLETLKRPVQTWDDVFVFIAVQRLDPDSVKAWEHNLGSSKEPPTWSQFTDFLVTRLLSLQAFEKSRTGKASTSSHPTAKSHFSGKAKVNHSNKMSSCHLCSSNHYIANCPQYSSKTVEQRLAIITKNKLCYNCLGNHRVSACRVTKRCQKCGHKHHTSIHQKNNANYAASSYTKSKDSPAKEVSSNETHVLHSIKNNSINSCALLATAQIVVIANNGENIKARALIDQGSEISLISERLVQLLYLPRSSSSISLIGVGRKKANKTNGTTRFTLRSRHDINNEISISAHILPKLTSSIPTVKIQRHMWQHLEGLTLADCDYRYPGSIDIILGADVYSQIIEDGIVKGDIHSPIAQRTIFGWIISGPVNNNASKNCVQGYHISIDRELHELLQHFWKLEEVSSSPTSSLSIEDQACENHYQSTHSRDPQGKYIVKLPFKQPVSKLGDSRAKALQIITNLSKKLEKDPQYAQAYSEFLSEYEKLDHMRLIPDSQPEPKIAYYLPHHGVVREASVTTKLRVVFNGSSRTTTGISLNDLLHTGNKLQNDVFDVLTWFRQFQYVFSTDIEKMYRQIKVHEEDWKFQQIFWINQAKDLLTYQLTTVTYGLACAPFLALRTISQLLEDEGSKFPLALSSLSKGRYVDDIFGGADSIPQAELIVEELNSLCMAGGFPLQKWTSNHPTILKSISPEKKANLNSIQFEKSTMIHVLGLCWNPSTDTFHFSVTLSVPTAITKQTILSTIAKVFDPLGLLSPITITAKIFMQELWTIKVGWDDPLPLPTSKKWIDFIKLLQEIPKLSFPRWISLNSEHSFEIHGFCDASQRAICATVYVRSTDREGKISTNLCSKTKVAPLKRMSIPRLELSGAVLLTNLVTRISLTLELNAPVFLWTDSAVVYTWINNHPSRWKEFVQNRVCHIQETLLRAIWKFIPGVDNPADCATRGLTPAQLDKHTLWWSGPH, from the coding sequence ATGGGTCTCAAACGCATGACGAAAGAATCTGCTTCTGAAATGGAACAGCTTTACACCAACATAACCCAAATTTATCGCACGCTTGAAACCTTGAAAAGGCCTGTCCAAACATGGGACGatgtttttgttttcattGCCGTACAAAGGCTTGATCCGGATTCCGTAAAGGCATGGGAACATAATTTAGGCTCATCCAAGGAACCTCCGACTTGGAGCCAATTCACTGATTTCCTAGTAACGAGACTCCTCTCTCTTCAAGCTTTTGAAAAATCCAGAACAGGAAAAGCTTCCACTTCTTCACATCCAACTGCGAAATCTCATTTTAGCGGAAAAGCTAAAGTAAATCATTCTAACAAAATGAGTTCATGTCATTTATGCTCATCAAATCATTATATTGCAAACTGTCCCCAATATAGTTCAAAAACAGTAGAACAACGTTTAGctattattactaaaaacaaGCTTTGTTACAATTGTCTCGGAAATCATCGAGTCTCAGCTTGCCGGGTAACAAAGCGTTGCCAAAAGTGCGGGCATAAGCATCATACAAGCATccatcaaaaaaataatgctaaTTATGCAGCTTCCAGTTATACAAAGTCCAAAGATTCTCCTGCAAAAGAAGTAAGCTCAAACGAAACTCATGTGCTTCActcaattaaaaacaattcaaTTAATTCCTGCGCTTTATTAGCTACTGCTCAAATTGTGGTTATTGCAAATAATGGAGAAAACATAAAGGCTAGAGCTTTGATTGATCAAGGTTCGGagatatctttaatatcaGAACGTTTAGTACAACTTCTTTATCTCCCGAGAAGTTCTTCATCAATTTCATTAATTGGAGTGGGAAGAAAGAAAGCCAACAAGACAAACGGAACAACTCGCTTTACGTTAAGATCTCGtcatgatattaataatgaaatctcCATATCAGCGCACATCTTACCAAAACTTACTTCGTCTATTCCAACCGTAAAAATTCAAAGGCACATGTGGCAACATTTAGAAGGACTTACACTCGCTGATTGTGATTACAGATATCCAGGATCTATTGACATAATTCTAGGAGCCGACGTTTACTCACAAATAATTGAAGACGGAATTGTTAAAGGAGACATACATTCACCAATTGCACAACGTACTATTTTCGGCTGGATTATTTCAGGTCCCGTTAACAATAATGCTTCGAAAAATTGTGTGCAAGGATATCACATTTCTATTGACAGAGAACTTCACGAACTTTTGCAACATTTCTGGAAGCTCGAGGAAGTCTCTTCATCTCCTACGTCATCATTATCCATCGAAGATCAAGCATGCGAAAACCATTATCAATCAACTCATTCACGGGATCCACAAGGAAAATACATAGTTAAACTGCCATTCAAACAACCTGTTTCTAAATTAGGAGATTCTCGTGCAAAAGCACTTCAGATTATCACtaatttatcaaagaaattaGAGAAAGATCCACAGTATGCACAAGCTTATTCAGAGTTTTTAAGTGAATATGAGAAATTGGATCATATGCGATTAATACCTGATTCTCAACCTGAACCTAAGATAGCCTACTATCTTCCTCACCATGGAGTAGTAAGAGAGGCCAGTGTGACCACCAAACTTAGAGTGGTCTTTAATGGATCTAGTCGCACTACAACTGGAATTTCCTTGAATGATCTTCTTCATACTGGAAATAAACTTCAAAATGATGTATTTGACGTTTTAACTTGGTTCAGACAATTCCAGTATGTCTTTTCTACTGACATAGAAAAGATGTATAGACAAATTAAAGTTCATGAAGAAGATTGGaagtttcaacaaattttttggaTAAATCAAGCGAAAGATCTTTTAACTTACCAGTTAACAACGGTAACATATGGATTGGCCTGTGCTCCCTTTTTAGCTTTACGCACAATCTCACAATTGCTCGAAGACGAAGGCTCTAAATTTCCATTGGCACTTTCTTCGCTATCTAAAGGAAGATATGTCGATGACATATTCGGAGGAGCTGATTCAATTCCACAAGCTGAGCTAATTGTCGAGGAGTTAAATTCTTTGTGCATGGCGGGTGGTTTTCCCTTGCAAAAATGGACAAGTAACCACCCAACCATCCTTAAGTCTATTTCTCCTGAGAAAAAAgctaatttaaattctattcaaTTCGAAAAATCAACAATGATTCACGTGTTAGGATTATGCTGGAATCCATCAACAGACACTTTTCATTTCTCTGTTACTTTATCTGTTCCAACTGCAATTActaaacaaacaattttatcaacCATAGCTAAAGTGTTCGATCCACTCGGGCTTCTGTCCCCTATCACGATTACTGCAAAGATATTTATGCAAGAACTTTGGACTATCAAGGTCGGATGGGATGATCCACTGCCTCTTCCAACATCTAAAAAATGGATTGATTTCATCAAACTTCTGCAAGAGATACCAAAGTTGAGTTTCCCCCGATGGATCAGCTTGAATTCAGAACACAGTTTTGAAATTCATGGATTTTGTGATGCATCACAGAGAGCAATTTGCGCAACCGTTTACGTACGATCAACGGATCGCGAAGGAAAGATATCTACAAACTTATGTTCAAAGACAAAGGTTGCGCCATTAAAAAGGATGTCAATTCCGCGTCTTGAACTGTCAGGAGCAGTTCTATTAACAAATCTAGTTAC